From a single Lolium rigidum isolate FL_2022 chromosome 7, APGP_CSIRO_Lrig_0.1, whole genome shotgun sequence genomic region:
- the LOC124672414 gene encoding pentatricopeptide repeat-containing protein At3g62890-like has translation MQFEQPPSARRAPTFYARRDADAWQLLGALLPRRAATTRHVQQAHARLAVLGLATARFLPQLLAALPRLPHPPPPIEDASSYPLSLFRRSNSSSAFASNHLLRVLPHPLPLRLFPGLPRRNPHSFTFLLASLSDHLDAGHATGPAPSFLGSHVHALAVKAGAAGDLYVRNALTHFYGVCGDVGAMRLMLDELPRVRDVVTWNAVLAGYVRAGMLRAAREVFDEMPVRDRVSWSTVMGGYVKEGELDVALQVFKDMVQKGVRVNEAAVVTALSASAQLGLLELGRFAHEVVRREGMPVSVNVGTALVDMYSKCGCVAVAREVFDAMPSKDVFAWNAMICGLAAHGFARDAVELFERFLDEGLCPTNITFVGVLNACSRSGLVAEGRRYFKLMAEKYSVEPEMEHYGCMVDLLGRAGLVSEAIELIKGMPIAPDPVLWGTVLSACKTHGLVNLGVEVGNKLIELEPAHDGHYVLLASIYAKAKKWDEVREVRKLMSSRGTSKLAGWSLMEAQGNVHKFLVGDMDHKDSVRIYKMLDMINRRLADAGYVPDVSSVLHDIGDEEKVHAIKVHSERLAIAYGFIVTEVGSPIRIVKNLQVCGDCHEFSKMVTKVFNREIIVRDGSRFHHMKEGRCSCLDYW, from the coding sequence ATGCAGTTCGAGCAGCCTCCGTCCGCCCGGCGCGCCCCCACCTTCTACGCGCGCCGCGACGCCGACGCGTGGCAGCTCCTCGGCGCGCTCCTGCCGcggcgcgccgccaccacccgccACGTCCAGCAGGCGCACGCCCGCCTCGCCGTCCTCGGCCTCGCCACCGCGCGCTTCCTCCCGCAACTCCTCGccgcgctcccccgcctcccgcaCCCGCCACCGCCGATCGAGGACGCCTCCTCCTACCCGCTCTCCCTGTTCCGCCGCTCCAACTCCTCGTCCGCCTTCGCGTCCAACCACCTCCTCCGCGTGCTCCCGCACCCTCTCCCGCTCCGCCTCTTTCCCGGCCTCCCGCGCCGCAACCCGCACTCCTTCACCTTCctcctcgcctccctctccgatcacctcgacGCCGGTCACGCCACCGGCCCAGCCCCCTCCTTCCTGGGCTCCCACGTGCACGCGCTGGCCGTGAAGGCTGGCGCGGCGGGCGATCTCTACGTGCGGAACGCGCTCACACACTTCTACGGCGTCTGCGGCGACGTgggggcgatgcggttgatgctcGACGAGCTGCCGCGCGTGCGGGACGTGGTGACTTGGAACGCGGTCCTTGCCGGCTACGTCCGAGCGGGCATGCTCCGGGCAGCAcgggaggtgtttgatgaaatgccggtCAGGGACAGGGTTTCTTGGAGCACGGTGATGGGCGGGTATGTGAAGGAAGGGGAGCTGGACGTGGCGCTGCAGGTGTTCAAGGATATGGTGCAGAAGGGGGTGAGGGTAAATGAGGCTGCGGTCGTGACGGCATTGTCGGCGTCTGCGCAGCTGGGTTTGCTTGAGCTTGGGAGGTTTGCGCACGAGGTTGTCCGTAGAGAAGGGATGCCGGTCAGTGTGAACGTAGGGACCGCGCTGGTGGATATGTATTCCAAGTGCGGGTGTGTGGCAGTGGCCAGGGAAGTTTTCGATGCGATGCCGAGCAAGGACGTTTTTGCATGGAACGCCATGATTTGCGGGCTCGCTGCTCATGGGTTTGCACGGGATGCCGTGGAACTCTTTGAACGGTTTCTCGATGAGGGTTTGTGCCCAACAAATATTACGTTTGTTGGTGTGCTGAATGCGTGCAGCCGTTCTGGTCTTGTCGCTGAAGGGCGGCGGTACTTCAAGTTGATGGCAGAAAAATATAGTGTTGAGCCAGAAATGGAGCATTACGGATGCATGGTTGATCTTCTGGGCCGTGCTGGTCTTGTTTCAGAAGCCATCGAATTGATAAAAGGGATGCCTATTGCACCTGACCCAGTTCTCTGGGGCACTGTACTCTCGGCTTGCAAGACACATGGCCTGGTGAACCTGGGGGTTGAGGTTGGCAACAAGCTAATTGAACTGGAGCCAGCTCATGATGGCCACTATGTCCTCCTTGCAAGTATATACGCCAAAGCAAAGAAATGGGATGAAGTCAGGGAAGTCAGGAAATTGATGTCTAGTCGGGGTACCAGCAAGTTAGCTGGCTGGAGCTTGATGGAGGCACAAGGAAACGTGCATAAGTTTCTAGTAGGAGACATGGATCACAAGGATTCTGTTCGGATATATAAAATGCTTGACATGATTAACAGAAGGTTAGCAGATGCAGGGTATGTACCAGATGTGTCATCTGTATTGCATGACATTGGAGATGAAGAGAAGGTGCATGCAATCAAGGTGCACAGTGAGCGGCTGGCAATTGCTTATGGGTTCATAGTTACGGAAGTTGGCAGCCCAATCCGTATTGTTAAGAATCTCCAGGTGTGTGGGGATTGTCATGAATTCAGTAAGATGGTGACAAAGGTTTTCAATAGGGAGATTATTGTGAGAGATGGTAGTAGATTCCATCATATGAAAGAAGGAAGGTGTTCTTGCCTTGACTACTGGTAG